From one Chryseobacterium sp. 3008163 genomic stretch:
- a CDS encoding alpha/beta hydrolase, which translates to MRKILFTLIILGIISCKSISKTKKKSEMELTPQISEVLNHLQKIEVFQGKSPLDISRKNYETMAQQMSGKKEKVTIIEELSIPADNHQIPVRLYKPKGNVSKSPAIIYIHGGWFISGGFETHDAIVRQIANATGAVILFADYRLAPEHPFPAGLNDCKQATKWLIENAERLGIDQQKIGIVGDSAGGTLTTSLATEMGNQLKFQVLIYPASDHTLSTQSWETYKDGPVLNKEWGIQAWKWYLSSDEDQKNPSAVPILMTDFKETPPTLVILAEHDPLRDEGEQLAQNMKKSGISVKTTFYKDMVHGFMHMGTILPEVQSAVKEIAEFATQNLEK; encoded by the coding sequence ATGCGAAAAATATTATTTACACTCATTATTCTGGGAATTATTTCCTGCAAAAGTATCAGTAAAACTAAAAAGAAATCAGAAATGGAATTGACGCCACAAATAAGTGAAGTTTTAAATCATTTACAGAAAATAGAGGTGTTTCAAGGTAAAAGTCCTTTAGATATCAGTAGAAAAAATTACGAAACGATGGCTCAACAGATGAGCGGTAAAAAAGAGAAAGTAACCATCATCGAGGAATTAAGTATTCCCGCAGATAATCATCAAATACCTGTCAGATTATACAAGCCAAAAGGAAACGTGTCAAAATCTCCGGCGATCATTTACATTCACGGGGGTTGGTTTATTTCCGGTGGATTTGAAACCCATGACGCAATTGTACGTCAAATTGCCAATGCGACCGGAGCGGTTATTTTGTTTGCAGATTATCGTCTGGCGCCTGAACATCCTTTTCCTGCGGGATTAAATGATTGTAAACAGGCTACGAAATGGCTTATAGAAAATGCAGAAAGGTTAGGAATCGATCAGCAGAAGATAGGGATTGTCGGTGACAGCGCAGGTGGAACGTTGACAACATCTTTAGCAACAGAAATGGGAAATCAGTTGAAGTTTCAGGTTTTAATTTATCCTGCTTCAGATCATACGCTCAGTACTCAATCTTGGGAAACGTATAAAGATGGTCCTGTTTTGAACAAAGAATGGGGAATACAAGCCTGGAAATGGTACCTTTCTTCTGATGAAGATCAAAAAAATCCTTCAGCTGTTCCAATTTTAATGACGGATTTTAAGGAAACACCACCCACATTAGTTATTCTCGCAGAGCACGATCCATTAAGAGATGAAGGTGAACAATTGGCTCAAAACATGAAAAAATCAGGAATTTCAGTAAAAACTACTTTTTACAAAGATATGGTTCATGGTTTTATGCACATGGGAACTATTCTTCCGGAAGTACAGTCAGCTGTAAAAGAAATCGCAGAATTTGCAACCCAAAATTTAGAAAAATAA
- a CDS encoding winged helix-turn-helix transcriptional regulator gives MGNRKENSTNSINEQYITQECDLTYAVCKIGGRWKLLILCKLENGKLRFSEIRRKISGITERMLTLQLREMEKEGLVKRTVHAEVPPRVDYELTAIAEELVPIWKQLDHWGKKHRELIQGQVVNVQCNEEN, from the coding sequence ATGGGAAACAGAAAGGAAAATTCAACGAATAGCATTAATGAACAGTACATTACGCAGGAATGCGATTTAACCTATGCGGTATGCAAAATTGGTGGAAGATGGAAGCTGTTAATACTGTGTAAACTGGAAAACGGAAAATTACGCTTCAGTGAAATCCGAAGAAAAATTTCCGGAATTACAGAAAGAATGCTCACTCTTCAGCTAAGAGAAATGGAAAAAGAAGGATTGGTAAAAAGAACTGTTCATGCAGAAGTTCCGCCACGAGTTGATTATGAATTGACCGCAATCGCCGAAGAACTGGTTCCGATCTGGAAGCAGCTTGATCATTGGGGCAAAAAGCATCGAGAATTAATTCAGGGGCAAGTGGTCAACGTACAATGTAACGAAGAAAATTAA
- a CDS encoding DsbA family protein, whose product MKIEIWSDVMCPFCYIGKKNFEQALEKLPFKDEVEVEWKSFQLDPTLELAETKTTAEYFREKKGFPEEQAKQMTAQVVNMGKASGINFNFEKALITNTFPAHKILHLAKKHGKSSEMEEELFKAHFLNGENVGSVEVLSNLAEKLGINKAEALQTLSSEEFDNEVNQDVTEGRNNGVTGVPFFILNGKYAVSGAQPAELFEEALTQTYNETVKPFKSPTDSDLSCDADGCSI is encoded by the coding sequence ATGAAAATAGAAATCTGGTCAGACGTGATGTGTCCGTTCTGTTATATCGGGAAGAAAAATTTTGAGCAGGCATTAGAAAAACTGCCGTTTAAAGATGAAGTAGAAGTGGAATGGAAGAGTTTTCAGCTTGATCCCACTTTAGAACTTGCTGAAACAAAAACTACGGCAGAATATTTCAGAGAGAAGAAAGGTTTTCCTGAAGAACAGGCAAAGCAGATGACCGCTCAGGTTGTAAATATGGGAAAAGCTTCTGGTATTAATTTTAATTTTGAAAAAGCATTAATTACCAATACATTTCCTGCACACAAAATTCTTCATTTAGCTAAAAAGCACGGTAAATCTTCAGAGATGGAAGAAGAATTATTCAAAGCTCATTTTTTAAATGGTGAAAATGTAGGTAGCGTAGAAGTCCTATCAAATTTAGCCGAAAAATTAGGCATCAATAAAGCCGAAGCATTGCAAACACTTAGTTCTGAAGAATTTGATAACGAAGTGAATCAAGATGTGACGGAAGGTCGCAACAATGGCGTTACCGGAGTCCCTTTCTTTATTTTAAACGGAAAATATGCCGTTTCAGGAGCTCAGCCGGCAGAACTTTTTGAAGAAGCTTTAACTCAAACGTATAATGAAACAGTGAAGCCTTTTAAAAGTCCTACAGATTCTGATTTGTCTTGTGACGCAGACGGTTGCAGTATTTAA
- a CDS encoding aldo/keto reductase, which produces MKTRTLGQGLEVSELGLGCMGLTFGYGPAASEADAVALIQKAYDLGVTFFDTAEAYSQGLNEQFLGKGVKSFRDKVVLATKFGFPDGDSSKGVDSRPERIRTVVENSLKYLQTDVIDLLYQHRVDPNVPMEDVAGTVKDLIAEGKVKHFGMSEAGVESIRKAHAVLPVTALQSEYSMFWRQPENEILPLLEELGIGFVPFSPLGRGFLTGTINADTKFDSSDFRNIVPRFSEENRKANEQLVNLVKAIAESSNATPAQVALSWLLAQKPYIAPIPGTTKIHRLEENVGAVNVSLSEEELSRINIALEEIKIVGERYPAALQARVGK; this is translated from the coding sequence ATGAAAACAAGAACATTAGGACAAGGATTAGAAGTTTCAGAATTAGGATTGGGATGTATGGGCTTGACCTTTGGTTATGGTCCTGCAGCCAGTGAAGCAGATGCTGTTGCATTAATTCAGAAAGCGTACGATTTGGGTGTCACATTTTTTGATACAGCCGAAGCGTACAGCCAAGGTTTGAATGAGCAATTTTTGGGAAAAGGCGTGAAATCGTTCAGAGATAAAGTGGTGTTGGCTACCAAATTCGGTTTTCCCGATGGAGATTCGTCTAAAGGTGTTGACAGCCGTCCGGAGCGCATCAGAACAGTGGTAGAAAATTCATTAAAATATCTTCAAACCGATGTCATCGATTTGTTGTATCAACACAGAGTTGACCCGAATGTACCAATGGAAGATGTTGCTGGAACCGTAAAAGACTTGATCGCCGAAGGAAAAGTAAAACATTTCGGAATGAGCGAAGCCGGCGTTGAAAGCATCAGAAAAGCACACGCAGTTTTACCTGTTACGGCGCTTCAAAGCGAATATTCTATGTTTTGGCGTCAACCCGAAAATGAAATTCTTCCATTATTAGAAGAATTAGGAATTGGTTTCGTTCCATTCAGTCCGCTTGGAAGAGGATTTTTGACGGGAACTATCAATGCAGATACAAAATTTGATAGTTCAGATTTCAGAAATATTGTTCCCCGTTTTTCCGAAGAAAACAGAAAAGCAAATGAGCAGTTGGTTAACCTCGTAAAAGCAATTGCAGAATCAAGTAATGCAACGCCTGCACAAGTTGCTCTGAGCTGGCTATTGGCTCAAAAGCCGTACATCGCTCCAATTCCGGGAACTACAAAAATCCACAGATTAGAAGAAAATGTTGGTGCGGTGAATGTTAGTTTATCTGAAGAGGAATTGAGCAGAATCAATATTGCTTTAGAGGAAATCAAAATCGTAGGAGAGCGTTATCCTGCTGCGCTTCAGGCAAGAGTTGGGAAATAA
- a CDS encoding MFS transporter, whose translation MKKYAYIGCLGFIAVITTEFGVLGILPQIAEHYKISIDKAGYLLSAFALIIALTGPFMTLLTSGFDRRKVMLTAISIFLVTGIVSSLSPPFWLLMLVRILPAFLQPVYIATALSVAISKVDKKHENQMMSIVFSGVAIAMVTTVPFATWLSGISSWESSFMVQTIVSLIALVIIYFSLPSLPVKGKKSYSSQLKILVQPTFIVSTAMNFFMITAWFSTYSYFADYLNKAKGMDTTMVSYMLFVFGIIGVFANWIAGKMLSKNITNTTAFFLSGTLIMPVLLYFSGSNLLANMVVIGIWGFLYSPSFLNASTYMISSVPQSMEFANSLATSFGNLGVTLGTTLGGWMIMTKGVEYNPWIGFIFGLLAFLMIAVRKILERKQELPQLCKE comes from the coding sequence ATGAAGAAGTACGCATATATAGGATGTTTAGGATTTATCGCAGTGATTACAACCGAATTTGGAGTCCTTGGAATTTTACCTCAAATCGCCGAGCATTATAAGATCAGCATCGACAAAGCTGGATATTTATTAAGTGCTTTTGCATTAATTATTGCGCTGACAGGTCCTTTTATGACTTTGCTGACATCAGGATTTGACCGCAGAAAAGTAATGCTGACTGCTATTTCTATTTTTCTGGTTACCGGAATTGTCTCGTCGTTATCTCCACCGTTTTGGTTGCTGATGTTGGTAAGAATACTTCCAGCATTTCTGCAGCCGGTCTACATTGCAACGGCATTGTCTGTCGCCATATCAAAGGTTGATAAAAAGCATGAAAATCAAATGATGAGCATTGTTTTCAGTGGAGTGGCAATTGCAATGGTCACCACGGTACCTTTTGCAACCTGGCTTTCCGGTATCTCATCCTGGGAATCGTCGTTTATGGTTCAGACCATTGTAAGTTTAATTGCCTTAGTCATCATTTACTTTTCACTGCCTTCATTACCTGTAAAGGGAAAAAAATCGTACTCCAGCCAATTGAAAATCTTAGTTCAACCAACTTTTATCGTCAGCACTGCCATGAATTTTTTTATGATTACCGCATGGTTTTCTACCTACAGCTATTTTGCAGATTATCTTAATAAAGCAAAAGGAATGGATACCACGATGGTGAGCTATATGCTTTTTGTTTTCGGAATTATTGGTGTATTTGCGAATTGGATTGCAGGAAAAATGCTAAGTAAAAATATCACAAATACCACAGCATTTTTTCTTTCGGGAACACTCATCATGCCTGTTTTATTATATTTTTCAGGGAGTAATCTTCTAGCCAATATGGTGGTTATCGGGATTTGGGGATTTTTATATTCTCCGAGTTTTCTGAATGCTTCCACTTATATGATTTCATCTGTGCCCCAATCTATGGAATTTGCCAACAGTCTCGCCACCTCATTCGGGAATTTGGGAGTTACCTTGGGAACTACGCTTGGCGGATGGATGATTATGACTAAAGGCGTTGAATATAATCCGTGGATCGGTTTTATTTTTGGTCTGCTCGCTTTCTTAATGATTGCGGTCAGAAAAATACTGGAACGAAAACAAGAATTACCACAGTTATGCAAAGAATAA
- a CDS encoding nuclear transport factor 2 family protein, whose protein sequence is MSIETFIKDWIAVSNSYETEKYLEFYNENAVLDDPSVGRKFIGHDGIKDYFVSYFIGYKTQTELKNLEFKENSAHLEVEFTGDFPEGKIGGSFDFTFINDKIEFVKADLI, encoded by the coding sequence ATGAGTATAGAAACATTTATCAAAGATTGGATTGCAGTCAGCAACAGTTACGAGACCGAAAAATATCTTGAATTTTATAACGAAAATGCAGTTTTAGACGACCCATCCGTTGGAAGAAAATTTATCGGTCACGATGGAATCAAAGATTATTTTGTGAGTTATTTTATTGGCTATAAAACTCAGACTGAACTTAAAAATTTAGAATTCAAAGAAAATTCAGCTCACTTGGAAGTAGAATTCACCGGAGATTTTCCGGAAGGTAAAATTGGCGGAAGCTTTGATTTTACTTTTATAAACGATAAAATTGAATTTGTAAAAGCAGATTTGATTTGA
- a CDS encoding SDR family oxidoreductase → MQKTIFITGASSGLGKATAKLFQSNGWNVIATMRNPEKETELSQLENVTLLPLDVTNLEQIQETVKKAIKLHTIDVVFNNAGYGLIGALEALTDEQIVKQLDTNLLGVIRVTQAFIPYFRKNRNGLFITTTSIGGLLTFPLDSLYHATKWALEGWSESMSFELALHNVGIKTIAPGGIKTNFAGESLAVANHPAYEDGMQKLFELMNPDNFEPVEWIADVVYEAATDGKNQLRYVTGEFANQLYNRRLEIGSEAAVQEMKQMAFGDLIN, encoded by the coding sequence ATGCAAAAAACAATTTTCATTACAGGCGCATCATCAGGATTAGGAAAAGCGACAGCCAAATTATTTCAGTCAAACGGCTGGAATGTCATCGCAACAATGCGAAATCCTGAAAAAGAAACCGAGCTTTCCCAACTGGAAAATGTAACCTTACTTCCATTGGATGTTACCAATCTCGAGCAGATTCAGGAAACGGTAAAAAAAGCGATTAAACTTCATACGATTGACGTGGTTTTCAACAACGCAGGTTATGGTTTGATTGGTGCTTTGGAGGCTTTAACAGACGAACAAATCGTAAAACAGCTGGACACCAATCTACTCGGAGTAATTCGTGTAACGCAGGCTTTCATTCCTTATTTCAGAAAAAACAGAAACGGATTATTTATTACCACAACCTCAATTGGCGGACTGTTGACTTTTCCTTTAGATTCACTTTATCACGCTACAAAATGGGCTTTGGAAGGCTGGAGCGAAAGTATGTCTTTTGAGCTGGCTTTGCACAATGTTGGCATCAAAACCATTGCGCCCGGAGGAATTAAAACTAATTTTGCAGGAGAATCATTAGCCGTTGCCAATCATCCGGCTTATGAAGACGGAATGCAGAAATTATTTGAATTAATGAATCCTGATAATTTCGAACCTGTGGAATGGATTGCTGATGTGGTTTATGAAGCTGCCACAGACGGAAAAAATCAATTGCGATATGTGACGGGAGAATTTGCCAATCAGTTGTACAACCGTCGTTTGGAAATCGGTTCAGAGGCTGCAGTTCAGGAGATGAAACAAATGGCTTTTGGAGATTTAATCAATTAA
- a CDS encoding MFS transporter, translated as MLDSSTSRISKTVVWLMAVISGLVVANNYYNQPLLGLISKDFNISETAAGKISVLTQLGYAFGLLLIVPLGDKFLRKKLILIDLLLVFGALLWMTFATEVWMLYVASLLIGITSVIPQLFVPIAAELSSEEKKSGNIGLVVSGLLLGILLSRFVGGIVGELWGWRTMYGIAAGLMLLVWLFVYKMLPVLQPNFKGTYIELMRSVAHLAKTQPVLQLASFRGAMAFGSMCALFTTLVFHMERPPFEVGASVVGSFGLAGAVGALAAAKVGKLQKSISLNRIILYALLILIGSWGFTYFAGNTYWGLIVGVILIDLGVQSSHIMNQTNYFLLKTTAVNRLNTVYMVSYFIGGSLGTWLASLAWQYAQWEGVCTVGVIMGVLALVAHLVFSKRVSYHNQTD; from the coding sequence ATGCTCGATTCATCTACTTCACGTATTTCAAAAACCGTGGTTTGGCTTATGGCCGTTATTTCCGGACTTGTAGTTGCCAATAATTATTATAATCAGCCTTTGCTTGGACTTATTTCTAAAGATTTTAATATTTCAGAAACTGCAGCGGGAAAAATTTCTGTTCTTACCCAATTGGGTTATGCCTTCGGATTATTGCTGATTGTGCCTTTGGGAGATAAGTTTCTGCGTAAAAAACTGATTTTAATCGATCTGCTTTTGGTTTTTGGAGCATTATTGTGGATGACATTTGCCACGGAAGTCTGGATGTTATACGTAGCGAGTTTGCTGATAGGAATTACATCGGTAATTCCTCAGTTATTTGTTCCGATAGCGGCTGAATTATCCTCAGAAGAAAAAAAATCCGGAAATATAGGATTGGTCGTTTCAGGGTTATTACTCGGAATTTTGCTTTCAAGATTTGTTGGGGGAATTGTAGGAGAACTGTGGGGATGGCGCACGATGTACGGAATCGCAGCAGGACTCATGCTATTGGTTTGGCTTTTCGTCTACAAAATGCTTCCTGTTTTACAACCCAATTTCAAAGGAACGTATATTGAATTGATGAGGTCTGTAGCCCATTTAGCCAAAACTCAGCCTGTTTTACAGTTAGCCTCTTTCCGTGGGGCAATGGCTTTCGGGTCGATGTGCGCACTGTTTACAACCTTGGTTTTTCACATGGAAAGACCGCCGTTTGAGGTGGGAGCATCTGTAGTCGGAAGTTTTGGTTTAGCCGGAGCAGTTGGTGCATTGGCTGCCGCTAAAGTCGGAAAGTTGCAAAAGAGCATTTCTTTAAACAGAATCATCTTATACGCTCTGTTGATTTTAATCGGAAGTTGGGGATTTACCTATTTTGCAGGAAACACCTATTGGGGATTGATTGTTGGCGTTATCCTGATTGATTTGGGTGTGCAGTCGAGCCACATTATGAACCAAACCAATTATTTTTTACTGAAAACTACTGCAGTTAACCGCTTGAATACCGTTTATATGGTTTCTTATTTCATCGGTGGATCTTTAGGGACATGGCTGGCTTCTTTAGCATGGCAATATGCGCAGTGGGAGGGAGTTTGTACTGTGGGGGTTATTATGGGAGTTCTTGCATTAGTAGCACACTTAGTTTTCAGTAAAAGAGTGAGCTATCACAATCAAACTGATTAA
- a CDS encoding nucleosidase: protein MIKINNQTTFAVEDTLFVFALDSEAGKAFDHTQKLITGIGKVSAAIELTKEIIRRKPKLIVNLGSAGGVGFHKGEIICCTKFIQRDMDAQGLGFKKFETPLSNIPIILENGLKMEGVEEGICGSGDSFEMNHINTEYNVIDMEAYPLALIAMQENIPFLCLKYISDDAGSDAADDWSVQVLLASEAFRKLLFND, encoded by the coding sequence ATGATAAAAATAAATAATCAAACCACGTTTGCAGTTGAAGATACCCTTTTTGTTTTCGCTTTAGATTCTGAAGCCGGAAAAGCCTTTGATCACACCCAAAAACTCATCACCGGAATCGGAAAAGTAAGTGCAGCGATTGAACTGACCAAAGAAATCATCAGAAGAAAACCTAAGTTAATTGTGAATCTTGGCTCGGCGGGTGGAGTAGGTTTTCATAAAGGTGAGATTATCTGCTGCACAAAGTTTATCCAGCGAGATATGGATGCGCAGGGTTTAGGTTTTAAAAAATTTGAAACTCCGTTATCCAATATCCCAATCATTCTTGAAAACGGTTTAAAAATGGAGGGCGTGGAAGAAGGAATTTGCGGCAGCGGCGATAGTTTTGAGATGAATCACATCAACACAGAATATAATGTCATCGACATGGAAGCGTATCCGTTGGCTCTCATTGCCATGCAGGAAAATATTCCTTTTTTATGTTTAAAATACATTTCAGATGATGCCGGAAGCGATGCTGCTGATGACTGGTCGGTGCAGGTTCTTTTGGCTTCAGAAGCGTTTAGAAAACTTTTGTTCAATGATTAA
- a CDS encoding helix-turn-helix transcriptional regulator encodes MSDKEKETIFSVFDNIKEELNNTIDDFSQDVIISYIEVLLNYSNRFYKRQFITRKAVNNDLLSKIEELLNVYFDKENGLNQGLPTVEFLATELRLSPRYLSDMLRSLTGQNAQQLIHEKLIEKAKDYLTTTQLSVAEIAYQLGFEHPQSFNKLFKNKTNQTPVQFKQGFYHN; translated from the coding sequence TTGTCGGACAAAGAAAAGGAGACTATTTTTTCGGTTTTTGATAATATTAAAGAAGAATTAAATAACACGATTGATGACTTCAGTCAGGATGTAATCATTTCGTACATCGAGGTTTTGCTTAATTACAGCAACCGTTTTTACAAGCGCCAATTCATTACCAGAAAAGCAGTGAACAATGATTTGCTTTCGAAAATTGAGGAACTTTTAAATGTCTATTTTGATAAAGAAAACGGATTGAATCAAGGTTTGCCTACCGTTGAGTTTCTCGCAACCGAACTCAGGCTTTCACCAAGATATTTGAGCGATATGCTTCGGTCTTTAACGGGACAAAATGCACAGCAGCTCATCCACGAAAAATTGATCGAAAAAGCAAAAGATTACCTTACTACAACCCAACTTTCTGTGGCAGAAATCGCTTATCAATTGGGTTTTGAGCATCCGCAGTCTTTCAATAAGTTATTTAAGAACAAGACCAATCAGACGCCTGTACAATTCAAACAGGGCTTTTATCATAACTAG
- a CDS encoding NAD(P)H-binding protein, whose product MKKVIVLGASGSLAKSVIEAVKPLESIKITLFLRNKNRISKELSNDCEIFEGDALNFDDIKKAVSGQDIVYVNLEGNLEWMTENIVKAMQEFGVKRIIAISSIGIYETPLKPVLVPYRKLADIIEKSGLDYTILRPDWFTNIDEVDYTLTKKDQPETGSAISRKSIADFVSKLVNNPNLYVNENLGISKPD is encoded by the coding sequence ATGAAAAAAGTAATCGTCTTAGGAGCAAGCGGAAGTCTTGCCAAATCTGTAATTGAAGCCGTAAAACCTTTGGAAAGTATAAAAATCACTCTATTCTTGAGAAACAAAAACAGAATTTCTAAAGAACTTTCTAATGATTGCGAAATTTTCGAAGGCGACGCTTTGAATTTTGATGATATAAAAAAAGCAGTTTCAGGTCAAGATATTGTGTATGTTAATCTTGAAGGAAATCTTGAATGGATGACAGAAAACATTGTAAAAGCAATGCAGGAATTTGGGGTCAAAAGAATCATCGCTATCAGTTCTATCGGAATTTATGAAACGCCCTTGAAACCGGTTTTGGTTCCTTACAGAAAATTGGCTGACATTATTGAAAAATCCGGATTAGATTATACTATTCTTCGTCCGGATTGGTTTACCAATATTGATGAGGTTGATTACACTTTGACCAAAAAAGACCAGCCGGAAACAGGTTCTGCAATTTCAAGAAAAAGTATTGCTGATTTTGTTTCAAAGCTGGTGAATAACCCGAATTTGTATGTCAATGAAAATTTGGGAATCAGCAAACCAGATTAA
- a CDS encoding alpha/beta hydrolase, whose protein sequence is MNRIILLIFSLVTFALHAQTSTIYSKSYGKNTNPAIIFIHGGPSGNATLFEGTTAQKLADKGFYLIAYDRRGEGRSIDSAATFTYEEARKDLNEIYKLYNIKKANLIAHSFGGLVGTIFTEQNPEKVNALVLAGALFSQQETYDHILSTTKAIYKEKNDSLMLSKIIDIESLDKNSAAYRKQCFELAGQNNYFKMPYPTTEANNLRNGYEQSDFFKNNIRNSQAPILFYKNEIRNNIDTKPILKKLKNQIKLFAIYGKQDNIFSEKQLNDLQKIVTKKNFKIIENCSHYLFVDQQEIFIETIEKWLK, encoded by the coding sequence ATGAACCGAATAATTCTATTAATTTTCAGTTTAGTAACATTTGCTCTACATGCTCAAACCTCAACAATTTATTCAAAATCTTACGGGAAAAACACAAATCCGGCAATCATTTTCATTCACGGTGGACCGAGTGGAAACGCTACCCTATTCGAAGGTACAACAGCACAGAAGTTAGCAGATAAAGGTTTTTATTTGATTGCCTACGATCGTCGTGGTGAAGGCCGTTCAATCGACAGTGCGGCAACATTTACTTATGAGGAAGCGAGGAAAGATTTAAACGAAATTTATAAGCTATACAACATCAAAAAGGCAAATCTGATTGCTCATAGTTTTGGAGGTTTAGTTGGAACAATTTTCACAGAGCAAAATCCTGAAAAAGTAAATGCATTAGTGCTTGCAGGAGCTCTATTTTCACAGCAAGAAACTTATGATCATATTTTAAGTACAACCAAAGCAATTTACAAAGAGAAAAATGATAGCCTGATGCTTTCTAAAATTATTGACATTGAAAGTTTAGATAAAAACTCCGCGGCGTACCGAAAACAATGCTTTGAACTGGCAGGTCAAAATAATTATTTTAAAATGCCATATCCAACAACCGAAGCAAATAATCTTCGAAATGGCTATGAACAAAGTGATTTCTTTAAAAATAACATCCGAAATTCTCAGGCACCGATTCTGTTTTACAAAAATGAAATCAGGAATAATATCGACACCAAACCCATCTTAAAAAAGCTGAAAAATCAAATAAAATTATTTGCGATTTATGGAAAGCAGGACAACATATTTTCTGAGAAGCAATTGAATGATCTACAAAAAATCGTCACCAAAAAGAATTTCAAAATCATAGAAAACTGTTCGCATTATCTCTTCGTAGATCAACAAGAAATATTTATTGAAACCATCGAGAAGTGGCTCAAATAA
- a CDS encoding AraC family transcriptional regulator translates to MDKVVNFKTVNDYNQFNKNETLHPLVSVVDLSKSDPRAAHKMTFNVFCVVLKQTKCGDLRYGNNTYDYQDGTLVFFAPGQVVEVLNEEIYQPTGIALVFHPDLLVNTSLGKRMQEFGFFSYHTNEALHLSDKEKKLVIECFKKISYELQQSIDKHSKMLITSNIELFLNYCIRFYDRQFITRDNVNKGVLEKFEELVNEYFSSDKPQSIGLPSVAWCADELHLSANYFGDLIKKKPEKRLRNIFSQK, encoded by the coding sequence ATGGATAAAGTTGTGAATTTTAAGACAGTAAACGACTATAATCAGTTTAATAAAAATGAGACTCTGCACCCATTGGTAAGTGTGGTTGATTTGTCTAAATCTGATCCCAGAGCGGCTCATAAAATGACATTCAATGTGTTTTGTGTTGTTCTGAAACAAACCAAATGCGGAGATTTGAGATATGGCAACAATACCTACGATTATCAGGACGGAACGCTTGTGTTTTTTGCCCCCGGACAGGTGGTAGAAGTTTTGAACGAAGAAATTTATCAACCTACAGGAATTGCTTTGGTTTTTCATCCCGATTTATTGGTGAATACGTCTCTGGGAAAGAGAATGCAGGAATTTGGCTTCTTTTCTTACCATACCAATGAGGCGCTCCATCTTTCTGATAAAGAAAAAAAACTGGTGATTGAATGTTTTAAAAAAATCTCTTACGAACTGCAACAATCCATCGATAAACACAGCAAAATGCTGATTACTTCTAATATTGAACTGTTTCTGAATTACTGCATCCGTTTTTATGACCGACAATTTATCACAAGGGACAATGTTAATAAAGGAGTTCTGGAAAAATTTGAAGAGTTGGTGAATGAATATTTCTCTTCAGACAAGCCACAAAGCATTGGTCTGCCATCTGTTGCATGGTGTGCTGATGAATTACACCTGTCGGCCAATTATTTTGGAGATCTCATTAAAAAGAAACCGGAAAAACGGCTCAGGAATATATTCAGTCAAAAGTGA
- a CDS encoding helix-turn-helix domain-containing protein — MAKEKIFDIDKSISQVAYDLGFKYPQHFTRLFKQKVGVSPLEYRNLN; from the coding sequence ATGGCGAAAGAGAAGATTTTTGACATCGACAAATCAATCAGTCAGGTGGCGTACGATTTGGGATTTAAATATCCGCAGCATTTTACGAGACTGTTTAAGCAGAAAGTTGGAGTTTCGCCTTTGGAATATCGAAATTTGAATTGA